TGGTGGCTAATCAGAGTAATTATGGAGAGCTTACCCTGCGGGACTTTTTCTGGTATCGCACCGCTTTCTTGGTTTCTTCTTTGGCGCCACGGATGTATTCAGCTGCATTGGAAACATTGTTCTCGATGTTGTTGACCATTTCACCCTGTCAGACAACAGTAATGCTAACTGCAATGGTTGTAATTTGTTGTATCCGGACAACTTGGCACGTTACAGTCAAGAAGGTCACGTCTCCACTTGCACAATTCAAAATGttcgaaaaggaacaggaagaAGCAGATCGTATGTAATCCTACAGTGAGTGTCAGGAAAGGTCCAGAACAGTTGATTGTTGGATCCTACCTGTTCTCCATGGCTAAGTGATTACTGATTTACTGTTTTTTGAGGGAAATTTCACATTTTGTGAGCTTTATAACGTTGGTAGATTAACGTGATGACCCATCAGGAACACAAATAAAGACAGACGTGAGAACTACCTGAGTTTCAACCAACATTGCCATGTCCATGAACATCGCATGAAGCTCTCTTATGCTTGACTCCAGCCGTATAATATCCTGATGTCGGGACTCGATCTCATCGACTGCCTGACGTGTGATCTGAGAGTCAGAAAGGATCTAACAAGAATAGTTAATAAATAACATTTCCCCACAAACACATTTTTCTGTGACTCAATGGCCTTTAATGTGCAGTCTAGGAAGGCTTACGTCAGATGTAAAGATAGATGGAATTCCACTTTCGAGCATGTCTTCCAGTTCTTCATTAGTTGTCACTCTTCCAGCTAAAATATATTTAAGAATGAAAATCAAAACATGTTGGTTGTCTGTGACGGGCACCACATTCTACATTTGCTTCTGATTacatattatatagtagacttagacttagacaaactttattgatccacaagggaaattgttccacacagtatctCAGGTTCAAAGATTGGAAAGGGTAAGGAAGGAAAGGATAATGCCTCATatggttaaaaaaattaatacgtaaaaatgtaatgttattaaaaatgtgcttgttactacattacatacagtatatacttacattatgtatataaaaccctaatatagatgtttgttgtctttttttaagGGCTCTGTTGGCAggatagagcgactcccatagccTCCATTGTAAGTGTACTATTGATCGCATTTagttacaatttagaatgcattaaaaaaataaaaatatatgtgttcttgtcttacataaggattgtgaatgatagacaacatttaaaaaaaaaaagtgtagtccCCCTAAAGTTATTTTGTTGTggtattgtgttgttttgttgtggtattttcatttgttgtggcttttgcaatcatgtTGTGTGGCCACTAGATGGGACCAAACCAAGCAGACCTCACCCAGCATtagtatattggattaaaagagtgtcaaGGTGACTATGGGTGTGCTATTTCAGGTATGTAAGGCTCTCataaagtgaaaatgtgtatttCAAAGGTCGAAAACACAAtgttatgctctagctatgaacaTATTCAATTTTGTAATCATaaattcctactttgcggaaattaatTTGCCACGGTAagacctaaaccaggggtcggcaaaccaaaatgttgaaagagccatattggaccatgtggaggggggcgtgagtggattgcccagctggggatgattatctaatcacctgtcgcctttattagcagcagccgggccgagacacgGTGTAGGAGTTGGAGAGTCAGAGAGACACGCCGAGAGAAAGACTAAAAACAAAGACTGAAAAGTCGCAGAGCAGTGTGCTGTTGTGGCGTGTGCACaaataaaacaattgtcaaaCCTGACTACCGGGCTTAC
This genomic interval from Entelurus aequoreus isolate RoL-2023_Sb linkage group LG06, RoL_Eaeq_v1.1, whole genome shotgun sequence contains the following:
- the stx2b gene encoding syntaxin-2 isoform X3 is translated as MPKDDAANRASVDFRIQTSQYTVLSRKFVEVMTQYNETQVSFRERSKGRIQRQLEITGRVTTNEELEDMLESGIPSIFTSDILSDSQITRQAVDEIESRHQDIIRLESSIRELHAMFMDMAMLVETQGEMVNNIENNVSNAAEYIRGAKEETKKAVRYQKKSRRKYIIIAFALLILLAVIALIVGLSVGLTKPPA